In the Theobroma cacao cultivar B97-61/B2 chromosome 1, Criollo_cocoa_genome_V2, whole genome shotgun sequence genome, one interval contains:
- the LOC18613497 gene encoding peroxisome biogenesis protein 6 isoform X2 produces the protein MVGRRKPLVLSSTKILVHSVLSSTRLDETGPTNLSADGLHLKAGILRFSKDENDISDPKLASLDDSALVGLSTSVLKRLSIVSGSLVIVRNVETKIQRIAYAVVLDPPNAHVDTSQSKELLSHSPHVMLKFPAYSFPQNDSVLLDCDVAYISPLLAFNLNLHISCLRSLVHEGKETLASLFEADVDDKAGREGTDTSVVSLWLEPLGRLPKYASHLRVSFVKIPECSSLESLRGISSIETEDRQEMIDSALHKYFEVDRYLAGGDVFSIFLNWNCNSFICIPCCSRLQNRSNNIIYFKVVAMEPSDEAVLRVNRTQTALVLGGSAPSAVPPDMLIAGTKGFVPLQGDTVKILASILTPPLCLSPLSLNFRVSVLLHGLPGCGKRTVVRYVAKRLGLHVIEYSCHNLTASSEKKTSAALTQAFNSAQRYSPTILLLRHFDVFRNLASHEGSPSDQIGLSSEVASVIREFTEPDEDGYAEDISNGDFPVKDTGNVGRHQVMLVAAADGSEGLPPAIRRCFTHEVSMDPLTEEQRAEMLSQSLQGVAELLSNTCLKEFVKDIVGQTSGFMPRDLHALIADAGANLVPRSNFQTDEAESSQSDGPLRVKAVQGTSSNTAAYTMGKEDLAKALERSKKRNASALGAPKVPNVKWEDVGGLEDVKKSILDTVQLPLLHKDLFSSGLRKRSGVLLYGPPGTGKARSARPCVIFFDELDSLAPARGASGDSGGVMDRVVSQMLAEIDGLNDSTQDLFIIGASNRPDLIDPALLRPGRFDKLLYVGVNSDASYRERVLKALTRKFRLHEDVSLYSIAKRCPPNFTGADMYALCADAWFHAAKRKVLSSDSDSSCTGQADSIVVQYDDFMKVLGELSPSLSMAELKKYEMLRDQFEGSSS, from the exons ATGGTGGGAAGAAGGAAGCCGCTGGTGCTCTCTTCCACTAAAATTCTCGTCCACTCGGTACTGAGTTCCACGCGACTCGATGAAACCGGCCCAACCAATCTTTCTGCTGACGGCTTGCATTTAAAGGCGGGAATTCTTAGGTTTTCGAAGGACGAAAACGACATTTCTGATCCCAAGTTAGCTTCTCTCGACGATTCTGCTTTGGTGGGGCTCTCTACTTCCGTGTTGAAGAGACTGTCAATAGTATCCGGCTCGCTG GTGATTGTTAGAAACGTGGAGACAAAGATACAAAGAATTGCTTATGCTGTTGTTTTGGATCCTCCAAATGCCCATGTCGACACATCTCAAAGCAAAGAACTCCTATCCCATTCTCCACATGTAATGCTTAAGTTTCCTGCGTACAGTTTTCCTCAAAATGACTCTGTATTATTAGACTGTGACGTTGCCTATATATCTCCTTTATTAGCTTTTAACCTTAACCTGCACATATCATGCTTGAGATCTCTTGTCCATGAAGGGAAAGAGACTTTAGCATCTCTCTTTGAAGCTGATGTGGATGATAAGGCTGGCAGGGAAGGCACTGATACTTCTGTTGTCAGTCTGTGGTTGGAACCTTTGGGTCGACTGCCAAAATATGCATCACATTTGAGGGTTTCCTTTGTTAAGATACCAGAATGCAGTTCCCTGGAATCTTTGAGAGGAATTTCTTCTATTGAAACTGAAGATCGCCAAGAAATGATTGATTCAGCATTACACAAGTACTTTGAAGTTGATAGATATTTAGCAGGGGGAGATGTTTTCAGCATTTTCTTAAATTGGAACTGCAATTCATTCATTTGCATTCCTTGCTGTTCAAGATTGCAAAACAGGAGTAATAATATCATCTATTTCAAG GTTGTTGCAATGGAGCCATCAGATGAAGCAGTTCTTCGAGTCAATCGTACTCAGACTGCTCTAGTTCTTGGAGGGAGTGCTCCATCTGCTGTTCCCCCTGATATGTTGATTGCTGGAACAAAAGGTTTTGTGCCTTTGCAAGGGGACACAGTGAAGATTTTAGCATCCATTCTTACACCACCTTTATGCCTCTCTCCGCTTTCCTTGAACTTCAGAGTTTCAGTTTTACTACATGGTCTCCCAG GGTGCGGGAAGAGGACCGTTGTTAGATATGTTGCTAAGAGACTGGGTCTACATGTAATTGAATATAGCTGCCACAATCTGACAGCATCTTCAGAGAAGAAAACCTCTGCTGCATTGACTCAAGCTTTCAACAGTGCGCAAAG ATACTCACCAACAATACTTCTACTTCGCCATTTTGATGTTTTTCGGAATTTGGCCTCTCATGAAGGTTCCCCAAGTGATCAAATTGGGCTTTCCTCTGAAGTTGCATCAGTCATCAGAGAGTTCACTGAGCCAGATGAAGATGGTTATGCTGAAGACATATCAAATGGTGATTTT CCTGTAAAGGACACTGGAAATGTGGGTAGGCATCAAGTGATGTTAGTTGCAGCTGCTGATGGTTCTGAAGGTCTGCCACCAGCTATTAGGCGTTGTTTCACCCATGAAGTAAGCATGGATCCCTTGACTGAAGAACAAAGGGCTGAAATGTTGTCCCAGTCACTGCAAGGTGTTGCTGAACTCCTTTCTAAT ACTTGCTTAAAGGAATTTGTGAAGGACATAGTAGGACAGACATCTGGCTTCATGCCTCGGGATTTGCATGCTTTAATTGCTGATGCCGGTGCAAACTTAGTCCCCAGGAGCAATTTTCAAACTGACGAAGCAGAATCGTCACAATCAGATGGTCCTCTTAGAGTTAAAGCAGTACAGGGTACGTCAAGCAATACTGCAGCTTATACTATGGGGAAAGAGGACTTGGCAAAAGCATTGGAACGATCGAAGAAGAGGAATGCCTCTGCATTAGGTGCTCCAAAG GTTCCTAATGTGAAATGGGAAGATGTTGGTGGGCTGGAGGATgtgaagaaatcaattttGGACACTGTCCAG TTACCTCTCCTGCATAAGGATTTGTTTTCATCTGGCTTGCGCAAGCGTTCTGGTGTTCTTCTCTATGGTCCTCCTGGAACAGGGAAA GCTAGATCAGCGCGGCCATGTGTCATCTTCTTTGATGAACTTGATTCTCTTGCTCCTGCTCGTGGTGCTTCTGGGGATTCTGGGGGTGTTATGGACAGAGTGGTTTCTCAG ATGCTTGCAGAGATTGATGGCCTTAATGATTCTACACAG GACCTATTTATTATAGGAGCAAGCAACAGACCAGATCTTATTGACCCAGCTCTTCTAAGGCCTGGCAGATTTGACAAACTGCTATATGTTGGAGTCAATTCTGATGCATCTTACAGAGAGCG AGTTCTCAAAGCACTTACAAGGAAGTTTAGATTGCACGAAGATGTATCCCTTTACTCAATTGCAAAGAGATGCCCCCCAAACTTCACTGGTGCAGATATGTATGCCTTATGTGCAGATGCTTGGTTTCATGCTGCAAAGCGCAAG GTGTTGAGTTCAGATTCAGATTCTTCTTGCACAGGTCAAGCTGACTCCATTGTTGTACAATATGATGATTTTATGAAG GTGTTGGGAGAGCTTTCCCCATCCCTTTCCATGGCCGAGCTTAAGAAGTATGAAATGCTTCGAGATCAGTTTGAGGGGTCTTCGAGCTGA
- the LOC18613497 gene encoding peroxisome biogenesis protein 6 isoform X3, whose protein sequence is MVGRRKPLVLSSTKILVHSVLSSTRLDETGPTNLSADGLHLKAGILRFSKDENDISDPKLASLDDSALVGLSTSVLKRLSIVSGSLVIVRNVETKIQRIAYAVVLDPPNAHVDTSQSKELLSHSPHVMLKFPAYSFPQNDSVLLDCDVAYISPLLAFNLNLHISCLRSLVHEGKETLASLFEADVDDKAGREGTDTSVVSLWLEPLGRLPKYASHLRVSFVKIPECSSLESLRGISSIETEDRQEMIDSALHKYFEVDRYLAGGDVFSIFLNWNCNSFICIPCCSRLQNRSNNIIYFKVVAMEPSDEAVLRVNRTQTALVLGGSAPSAVPPDMLIAGTKGFVPLQGDTVKILASILTPPLCLSPLSLNFRVSVLLHGLPGCGKRTVVRYVAKRLGLHVIEYSCHNLTASSEKKTSAALTQAFNSAQRYSPTILLLRHFDVFRNLASHEGSPSDQIGLSSEVASVIREFTEPDEDGYAEDISNGDFPVKDTGNVGRHQVMLVAAADGSEGLPPAIRRCFTHEVSMDPLTEEQRAEMLSQSLQGVAELLSNTCLKEFVKDIVGQTSGFMPRDLHALIADAGANLVPRSNFQTDEAESSQSDGPLRVKAVQGTSSNTAAYTMGKEDLAKALERSKKRNASALGAPKVPNVKWEDVGGLEDVKKSILDTVQLPLLHKDLFSSGLRKRSGVLLYGPPGTGKTLLAKAVATECSLNFLSVKGPELINMYIGESERNVRDIFQKSCRLDQRGHVSSSLMNLILLLLLVVLLGILGVLWTEWFLRCLQRLMALMILHRTYLL, encoded by the exons ATGGTGGGAAGAAGGAAGCCGCTGGTGCTCTCTTCCACTAAAATTCTCGTCCACTCGGTACTGAGTTCCACGCGACTCGATGAAACCGGCCCAACCAATCTTTCTGCTGACGGCTTGCATTTAAAGGCGGGAATTCTTAGGTTTTCGAAGGACGAAAACGACATTTCTGATCCCAAGTTAGCTTCTCTCGACGATTCTGCTTTGGTGGGGCTCTCTACTTCCGTGTTGAAGAGACTGTCAATAGTATCCGGCTCGCTG GTGATTGTTAGAAACGTGGAGACAAAGATACAAAGAATTGCTTATGCTGTTGTTTTGGATCCTCCAAATGCCCATGTCGACACATCTCAAAGCAAAGAACTCCTATCCCATTCTCCACATGTAATGCTTAAGTTTCCTGCGTACAGTTTTCCTCAAAATGACTCTGTATTATTAGACTGTGACGTTGCCTATATATCTCCTTTATTAGCTTTTAACCTTAACCTGCACATATCATGCTTGAGATCTCTTGTCCATGAAGGGAAAGAGACTTTAGCATCTCTCTTTGAAGCTGATGTGGATGATAAGGCTGGCAGGGAAGGCACTGATACTTCTGTTGTCAGTCTGTGGTTGGAACCTTTGGGTCGACTGCCAAAATATGCATCACATTTGAGGGTTTCCTTTGTTAAGATACCAGAATGCAGTTCCCTGGAATCTTTGAGAGGAATTTCTTCTATTGAAACTGAAGATCGCCAAGAAATGATTGATTCAGCATTACACAAGTACTTTGAAGTTGATAGATATTTAGCAGGGGGAGATGTTTTCAGCATTTTCTTAAATTGGAACTGCAATTCATTCATTTGCATTCCTTGCTGTTCAAGATTGCAAAACAGGAGTAATAATATCATCTATTTCAAG GTTGTTGCAATGGAGCCATCAGATGAAGCAGTTCTTCGAGTCAATCGTACTCAGACTGCTCTAGTTCTTGGAGGGAGTGCTCCATCTGCTGTTCCCCCTGATATGTTGATTGCTGGAACAAAAGGTTTTGTGCCTTTGCAAGGGGACACAGTGAAGATTTTAGCATCCATTCTTACACCACCTTTATGCCTCTCTCCGCTTTCCTTGAACTTCAGAGTTTCAGTTTTACTACATGGTCTCCCAG GGTGCGGGAAGAGGACCGTTGTTAGATATGTTGCTAAGAGACTGGGTCTACATGTAATTGAATATAGCTGCCACAATCTGACAGCATCTTCAGAGAAGAAAACCTCTGCTGCATTGACTCAAGCTTTCAACAGTGCGCAAAG ATACTCACCAACAATACTTCTACTTCGCCATTTTGATGTTTTTCGGAATTTGGCCTCTCATGAAGGTTCCCCAAGTGATCAAATTGGGCTTTCCTCTGAAGTTGCATCAGTCATCAGAGAGTTCACTGAGCCAGATGAAGATGGTTATGCTGAAGACATATCAAATGGTGATTTT CCTGTAAAGGACACTGGAAATGTGGGTAGGCATCAAGTGATGTTAGTTGCAGCTGCTGATGGTTCTGAAGGTCTGCCACCAGCTATTAGGCGTTGTTTCACCCATGAAGTAAGCATGGATCCCTTGACTGAAGAACAAAGGGCTGAAATGTTGTCCCAGTCACTGCAAGGTGTTGCTGAACTCCTTTCTAAT ACTTGCTTAAAGGAATTTGTGAAGGACATAGTAGGACAGACATCTGGCTTCATGCCTCGGGATTTGCATGCTTTAATTGCTGATGCCGGTGCAAACTTAGTCCCCAGGAGCAATTTTCAAACTGACGAAGCAGAATCGTCACAATCAGATGGTCCTCTTAGAGTTAAAGCAGTACAGGGTACGTCAAGCAATACTGCAGCTTATACTATGGGGAAAGAGGACTTGGCAAAAGCATTGGAACGATCGAAGAAGAGGAATGCCTCTGCATTAGGTGCTCCAAAG GTTCCTAATGTGAAATGGGAAGATGTTGGTGGGCTGGAGGATgtgaagaaatcaattttGGACACTGTCCAG TTACCTCTCCTGCATAAGGATTTGTTTTCATCTGGCTTGCGCAAGCGTTCTGGTGTTCTTCTCTATGGTCCTCCTGGAACAGGGAAA ACTTTGTTGGCAAAAGCTGTAGCAACTGAGTGTTCCTTAAATTTCCTTAGTGTAAAAGGGCCTGAACTAATTAACATGTACATAGGAGAGTCAGAGAGGAATGTTCGAGACATTTTCCAGAAg TCTTGCAGGCTAGATCAGCGCGGCCATGTGTCATCTTCTTTGATGAACTTGATTCTCTTGCTCCTGCTCGTGGTGCTTCTGGGGATTCTGGGGGTGTTATGGACAGAGTGGTTTCTCAG ATGCTTGCAGAGATTGATGGCCTTAATGATTCTACACAG GACCTATTTATTATAG
- the LOC18613497 gene encoding peroxisome biogenesis protein 6 isoform X1 translates to MVGRRKPLVLSSTKILVHSVLSSTRLDETGPTNLSADGLHLKAGILRFSKDENDISDPKLASLDDSALVGLSTSVLKRLSIVSGSLVIVRNVETKIQRIAYAVVLDPPNAHVDTSQSKELLSHSPHVMLKFPAYSFPQNDSVLLDCDVAYISPLLAFNLNLHISCLRSLVHEGKETLASLFEADVDDKAGREGTDTSVVSLWLEPLGRLPKYASHLRVSFVKIPECSSLESLRGISSIETEDRQEMIDSALHKYFEVDRYLAGGDVFSIFLNWNCNSFICIPCCSRLQNRSNNIIYFKVVAMEPSDEAVLRVNRTQTALVLGGSAPSAVPPDMLIAGTKGFVPLQGDTVKILASILTPPLCLSPLSLNFRVSVLLHGLPGCGKRTVVRYVAKRLGLHVIEYSCHNLTASSEKKTSAALTQAFNSAQRYSPTILLLRHFDVFRNLASHEGSPSDQIGLSSEVASVIREFTEPDEDGYAEDISNGDFPVKDTGNVGRHQVMLVAAADGSEGLPPAIRRCFTHEVSMDPLTEEQRAEMLSQSLQGVAELLSNTCLKEFVKDIVGQTSGFMPRDLHALIADAGANLVPRSNFQTDEAESSQSDGPLRVKAVQGTSSNTAAYTMGKEDLAKALERSKKRNASALGAPKVPNVKWEDVGGLEDVKKSILDTVQLPLLHKDLFSSGLRKRSGVLLYGPPGTGKTLLAKAVATECSLNFLSVKGPELINMYIGESERNVRDIFQKARSARPCVIFFDELDSLAPARGASGDSGGVMDRVVSQMLAEIDGLNDSTQDLFIIGASNRPDLIDPALLRPGRFDKLLYVGVNSDASYRERVLKALTRKFRLHEDVSLYSIAKRCPPNFTGADMYALCADAWFHAAKRKVLSSDSDSSCTGQADSIVVQYDDFMKVLGELSPSLSMAELKKYEMLRDQFEGSSS, encoded by the exons ATGGTGGGAAGAAGGAAGCCGCTGGTGCTCTCTTCCACTAAAATTCTCGTCCACTCGGTACTGAGTTCCACGCGACTCGATGAAACCGGCCCAACCAATCTTTCTGCTGACGGCTTGCATTTAAAGGCGGGAATTCTTAGGTTTTCGAAGGACGAAAACGACATTTCTGATCCCAAGTTAGCTTCTCTCGACGATTCTGCTTTGGTGGGGCTCTCTACTTCCGTGTTGAAGAGACTGTCAATAGTATCCGGCTCGCTG GTGATTGTTAGAAACGTGGAGACAAAGATACAAAGAATTGCTTATGCTGTTGTTTTGGATCCTCCAAATGCCCATGTCGACACATCTCAAAGCAAAGAACTCCTATCCCATTCTCCACATGTAATGCTTAAGTTTCCTGCGTACAGTTTTCCTCAAAATGACTCTGTATTATTAGACTGTGACGTTGCCTATATATCTCCTTTATTAGCTTTTAACCTTAACCTGCACATATCATGCTTGAGATCTCTTGTCCATGAAGGGAAAGAGACTTTAGCATCTCTCTTTGAAGCTGATGTGGATGATAAGGCTGGCAGGGAAGGCACTGATACTTCTGTTGTCAGTCTGTGGTTGGAACCTTTGGGTCGACTGCCAAAATATGCATCACATTTGAGGGTTTCCTTTGTTAAGATACCAGAATGCAGTTCCCTGGAATCTTTGAGAGGAATTTCTTCTATTGAAACTGAAGATCGCCAAGAAATGATTGATTCAGCATTACACAAGTACTTTGAAGTTGATAGATATTTAGCAGGGGGAGATGTTTTCAGCATTTTCTTAAATTGGAACTGCAATTCATTCATTTGCATTCCTTGCTGTTCAAGATTGCAAAACAGGAGTAATAATATCATCTATTTCAAG GTTGTTGCAATGGAGCCATCAGATGAAGCAGTTCTTCGAGTCAATCGTACTCAGACTGCTCTAGTTCTTGGAGGGAGTGCTCCATCTGCTGTTCCCCCTGATATGTTGATTGCTGGAACAAAAGGTTTTGTGCCTTTGCAAGGGGACACAGTGAAGATTTTAGCATCCATTCTTACACCACCTTTATGCCTCTCTCCGCTTTCCTTGAACTTCAGAGTTTCAGTTTTACTACATGGTCTCCCAG GGTGCGGGAAGAGGACCGTTGTTAGATATGTTGCTAAGAGACTGGGTCTACATGTAATTGAATATAGCTGCCACAATCTGACAGCATCTTCAGAGAAGAAAACCTCTGCTGCATTGACTCAAGCTTTCAACAGTGCGCAAAG ATACTCACCAACAATACTTCTACTTCGCCATTTTGATGTTTTTCGGAATTTGGCCTCTCATGAAGGTTCCCCAAGTGATCAAATTGGGCTTTCCTCTGAAGTTGCATCAGTCATCAGAGAGTTCACTGAGCCAGATGAAGATGGTTATGCTGAAGACATATCAAATGGTGATTTT CCTGTAAAGGACACTGGAAATGTGGGTAGGCATCAAGTGATGTTAGTTGCAGCTGCTGATGGTTCTGAAGGTCTGCCACCAGCTATTAGGCGTTGTTTCACCCATGAAGTAAGCATGGATCCCTTGACTGAAGAACAAAGGGCTGAAATGTTGTCCCAGTCACTGCAAGGTGTTGCTGAACTCCTTTCTAAT ACTTGCTTAAAGGAATTTGTGAAGGACATAGTAGGACAGACATCTGGCTTCATGCCTCGGGATTTGCATGCTTTAATTGCTGATGCCGGTGCAAACTTAGTCCCCAGGAGCAATTTTCAAACTGACGAAGCAGAATCGTCACAATCAGATGGTCCTCTTAGAGTTAAAGCAGTACAGGGTACGTCAAGCAATACTGCAGCTTATACTATGGGGAAAGAGGACTTGGCAAAAGCATTGGAACGATCGAAGAAGAGGAATGCCTCTGCATTAGGTGCTCCAAAG GTTCCTAATGTGAAATGGGAAGATGTTGGTGGGCTGGAGGATgtgaagaaatcaattttGGACACTGTCCAG TTACCTCTCCTGCATAAGGATTTGTTTTCATCTGGCTTGCGCAAGCGTTCTGGTGTTCTTCTCTATGGTCCTCCTGGAACAGGGAAA ACTTTGTTGGCAAAAGCTGTAGCAACTGAGTGTTCCTTAAATTTCCTTAGTGTAAAAGGGCCTGAACTAATTAACATGTACATAGGAGAGTCAGAGAGGAATGTTCGAGACATTTTCCAGAAg GCTAGATCAGCGCGGCCATGTGTCATCTTCTTTGATGAACTTGATTCTCTTGCTCCTGCTCGTGGTGCTTCTGGGGATTCTGGGGGTGTTATGGACAGAGTGGTTTCTCAG ATGCTTGCAGAGATTGATGGCCTTAATGATTCTACACAG GACCTATTTATTATAGGAGCAAGCAACAGACCAGATCTTATTGACCCAGCTCTTCTAAGGCCTGGCAGATTTGACAAACTGCTATATGTTGGAGTCAATTCTGATGCATCTTACAGAGAGCG AGTTCTCAAAGCACTTACAAGGAAGTTTAGATTGCACGAAGATGTATCCCTTTACTCAATTGCAAAGAGATGCCCCCCAAACTTCACTGGTGCAGATATGTATGCCTTATGTGCAGATGCTTGGTTTCATGCTGCAAAGCGCAAG GTGTTGAGTTCAGATTCAGATTCTTCTTGCACAGGTCAAGCTGACTCCATTGTTGTACAATATGATGATTTTATGAAG GTGTTGGGAGAGCTTTCCCCATCCCTTTCCATGGCCGAGCTTAAGAAGTATGAAATGCTTCGAGATCAGTTTGAGGGGTCTTCGAGCTGA